The following DNA comes from Bradyrhizobium sp. SK17.
CGAGATCGAGGCCGCCGCCCGCGAGGCGCTGCCGAAGGAGCTGCGGCGCAGCAGCGCCTTCCTCACCCATCCGGTGTTCAACAGCCATCGTTCGGAGACCGAGCTGCTGCGCTACATGCGCAAGCTCAGCGATCGCGACCTCGCGCTCGACCGCGCCATGATCCCGCTCGGCTCCTGCACCATGAAGCTCAACGCCACCACCGAGATGATCCCGCTGACCTGGCCCGCGTTCGGCAATCTGCATCCGTTCGCGCCCACGGATCAGGCCAAGGGTTATCATTCGCTGTTCAAGCGGCTGGAGCAGTGGCTGTGCGACGTCACCGGCTATGACGCGGTGTCGCTGCAACCGAACTCCGGCGCGCAGGGCGAATATGCCGGGCTTTTGGCCATTCGTGGCTACCATCTCGCGCGCGGCGAGCCGCATCGCAAGGTGTGCCTGATCCCCTCCTCCGCGCACGGCACCAACCCGGCCTCCGCCGCGATGGTCGGCATGGACGTCGTGGTGGTCGCCTGCGACGCGCGCGGCGACGTCGATGTCGGCGATCTCCGCGCCAAGGCGGAGAAGCATTCGGCCAAACTGGCCGCCGTGATGATCACCTATCCGTCGACCCACGGCGTGTTCGAGGAGCACATCCGCGAGATCTGCGACATCGTGCATGCCCATGGCGGACAGGTCTATCTCGACGGCGCCAACATGAATGCGCAGGTCGGCCTGTCGCGTCCCGGCGACTACGGCGCCGATGTCAGCCATCTCAATCTGCACAAGACCTTCTGCATCCCGCATGGCGGCGGCGGCCCCGGCATGGGCCCGATCGGCGTCAAGGCGCATCTTGCGCCCTACCTGCCGGGCCATCCGGCGACCGACGGCGCGACAGCGCATGCCGTCGGCCCGGTCTCGGCCGCGCCGTTCGGCTCGGCGTCGATCCTGACCATCTCCTACATCTACATCCTGATGATGGGCGGCGAAGGTCTGACGCGCGCCACCGAAGTGGCGATCCTCAATGCGAACTACATCGCAGCAAGGCTGCAACCGCATTTCCCGGTGCTGTACCGCAACGAGCGCGGCCGCGTCGCGCATGAATGCATCGTCGATCCGCGGCCGCTGAAGACGACCAGCGGCGTCACCGTCGACGACATCGCCAAGCGGCTGATCGACTACGGCTTCCATGCGCCGACCATGAGCTTCCCGGTGGCGGGCACGCTGATGATCGAGCCGACGGAATCGGAATCGAAGTTCGAGATCGACCGCTTCTGCGATGCCATGATCGCAATCCGCAAGGAGATCGCGGAGATCGAGAGCGGCCGCTGGAAGGTCGAGGCGTCGCCGCTGCGTCACGCCCCGCACACCGTGCACGACATCGCCGACGATGTGTGGGACCGGGCCTACACCCGCACCGAGGGCTGCTTCCCGGCAGGCGTCTCGCGCTCCGACAAATACTGGAGCCCGGTCGGCCGCGTCGACAATGTCTACGGCGATCGCAACCTGGTGTGCTCGTGCCCGCCGATCGAGGATTACGCGGAGGCGGCGGAGTAACGCCCGCGACGATCAAGGCTGCGTAGGATGGGTAGAGCGCAGCGAGACCCATCACTACATATCACGTCATAAGAGATGGGTTTCGCTTACGCTCTACCCATCCTACGAACTACAATCGACAGCCGCTGATCGCGCGACAAGTAGCGGGCCGCGCGCCGCAGGAGGAACATGCGCGAGGAATTCTGGTTTCACTTCCCGTTTCGCGTCCGCTATTCCGAGGTCGACGCGCAGGCCGTGGTGTTCAACGCCCACTATTTGACCTATTTCGACACCGCGATAACAGAGTATTTCCGCGCGCTCGGCTACGACTATCTCGGCGAGGTCAAGCGGACCGGCATCGACTTCCACACCGTGAAGTCGGTGGTCGAGTACAAGGCGCCAATCCGGTTCGACGAGGACATCGAGGTCTGCGTCCGCGTCGCGCGGATCGGCCGCTCCTCGATCAACCTGGCGCTCGCGATCTTCGCCAAGGGCTCCAACGATCTGCGCGCCACCGGCGAGATCATCTGGGTCGCGACCGACCAGACGACCCATCAATCGGTCGCCGTCACGGACGATCTGCGGGCGCTGATTGCGAGCCGGGAAAAGGCGCTGCCGGCGGGCTGAGTTGACTACGGCCTGGTCAGCGTCGGAGCAATGCGCCAGAGATTGTCGTTGGTGAGGTGCGTGCCGCCCCACCAGCGATCGATCGGGTTATGGCTGCTGAAGTCTTCCTGGTGCGCGATGATCGCTTCGCCAAACTCGGTCAGCCGCGGATAGCTTGCAGCGTAGCGCGCGTGCCAGCTCCTTTTGCTCTGCGGTCGTTCGAGATCGGTCACCGCAGGCGACGGACCATCCGCGAGGCCGTCGAGCAATGAGAAAAGTTCGAGCTCCCCGAACACATTTCCGGGGTGCCAGAATCGATGAAGGAGTCCAAGCGCTGAAAAGCCGTCGTAACGTGCGATCAGCTCGAGAAGTCGCATTTCAGTTGCGCCAAGCCCCGTCGCGCGGGAGGGCAATTCTGCAACCAAGGCAAGCTGCGCCGACCTCAGAAATGGCAGTGAGCTAAGGTCACTCTGCAAGCAATCCAGAAAAGGCATTGGGGTGGCTGCGCGATAAGCCGACCAGGTCGCACTTCCGATATTGAGTTCGACCGGGCCGACGTCGACCGTCAACACATCCTCTGGTTCGGGCATTTCTTCAACCGGCATCGTCAGATCGAAATCAACAAGACGCAACTTCAACCTGGCCGCTGTCTCGGGATGATATCTGAAGAAAGCCAGAAGGAAGGCCAGTTGCAGCTGATCGTTCGGATACTGTTCGAACCAGAGCTCGATCACGTCATACGGTTCGCAATACTCGACGAGCGAAAGGTGCCTGCGAGCCCGGACTTCATCGGAGAACAATCTCCATGAACACCAATCCGACCAATGACGACCCGGACCCTGGCCGGAACGCGCGCCAAAATAATCTTCGAACTCTTCTACCGGGGGCAACGGCCCCCAAACGAAGCGAAAGCGAAATTCAATGACCGCCTCTGCCAGACCCGAGCGCGCGAGACGGATACCGGAACCAGTCAGAATCAAACGCTTCATCATCCAACCTCGCCGAACGCAAAACAAAAACGGGCGCCGAAGACGTCGGCAACTCAACGTCCTCAGCGCCCGCTTGCAGCGAAATGATTGAGCCTTACTCCTCCGTCGGCTCCTCGCCGTCGGCGTCGCGCTCGGGCGTGCCGGCAAGGATCTGCTCGGAGATCAGGCCGGAGTTCTGCCGGATCGCGGCTTCGATCTTGCTGGTGATATCGGGGTTGGCGCGCAGGAACGCCTTCGAATTCTCGCGTCCCTGGCCGAGCCGCTGGCTGTCATAGGAGAACCAGGCGCCGGACTTCTCGACGAGGCCGGCCTTGACGCCGAGGTCGAGTATCTCGCCCATCTTGGAGACGCCCTCGCCATACATGATGTCGAATTCGACCTGCTTGAAGGGCGGCGCCAGCTTGTTCTTCACCACCTTGACGCGGGTGGTGTTGCCGACCACCTCGTCGCGCTCCTTGATCGCGCCGATGCGGCGGATGTCGAGGCGGACCGACGCATAGAATTTCAGCGCATTGCCGCCGGTGGTGGTTTCCGGCGAACCATACATCACGCCGATCTTCATGCGGATCTGGTTGATGAAGATCACCATCGTGTTCGACTTGTTGATCGAGGCGGTGAGCTTGCGCAGCGCCTGGCTCATCAGGCGCGCCTGCAAGCCCGGCAGCGCATCGCCCATCTCGCCCTCGAGCTCGGCCTTCGGCACCAGCGCGGCGACCGAATCGACCACCAGCACGTCGACTGCTCCCGAGCGCACCAGCGTGTCGCAGATTTCCAGCGCCTGCTCGCCGGTGTCCGGCTGCGAGATCAGCAGTTCGTCGATGTTGACGCCGAGCTTGCGGGCATAGACCGGATCGAGCGCGTGTTCGGCGTCGATGAAGGCGCAGATGCCGCCCTTCTTCTGGCCTTCCGCCACCGTATGCAGCGCCAGCGTGGTCTTGCCCGACGATTCCGGCCCGTAGATCTCGACGATGCGGCCCTTCGGCAGGCCGCCGACGCCGAGCGCGATATCGAGCCCGAGCGACCCCGACGACACCGTCTCGACATCCATCGAACGGTCGTTCTTGCCGAGCTTCATCACCGAGCCCTTGCCGAACTGACGCTCGATCTGGGAGAGCGCGGCTGAGAGGGCCTTGGACTTGTCCATGGAGGATCCTTCGACGATACGCAGTGCGGTGGCGGACATTTGGGATGTGCTCCTTATGGCGAGGATTCGCTAGCGGGACAAACGGGGCGGGTGCGATCAGGCGGAATGCGTTGTTGATAGGAATCTCGTACCACGTTTGTTCTATGTTCGCAATATGTTCTTTCCACCAGATATCAACCCGTTCACGATAAAGACCGGGCAAGCCGCGGCGCCGGAAGCCGAATTCCAACCCTGCTTCGATCGAATTAAGCCAGTCGTAACTGTGCCTTAGTGCGTTCTCAGTAGGACTACCGAGTTCGCTTGTACGATGTTCTCCCCGACCCGATCGGCAACGAAGTCCTTTGGGACTCGTCGGCCGTTATGGGGTGATCAGAACCGGTTGCGCCTATCGCTGCCCTGCCCTTGCAGCTCCCTAGCGTTGCGCGATCCAGCGCACTTTTGCGGCATTTCGTCATGGCCCACGACGATCCCGTAGTTCTCCGGGCCAGAACAAAGTTCCGGAGCTATGTGACACCCGTCCACTCAAGATAACCGTTAATGATCAATAAGCTACAGAGTAGGTTCGATCAGGCCAGACAGCGCCTTGGCACAATTTGCATACTACCTTAGTACCTCTCCTGACGCCTGAAAAAACTACGTAGCCTTCATGGGAAGACTCAGGTCCCGCCAGTGTTTTTGACATTGGCCTGCTTGGCCGGCGGCGCCGGGAGCGCGGATCTGCTTTCAACGTCTGAAACGACGCCCGAACGGGCGCAGCAATTCCACATCGCCGTTTGACGAGTGCTAATTATTAATACAACCTTTAGTTTAAGAATCGACGACCGCTTTTCAGCCGCGGAACCGTTCCAGATGATTCACAAGGGCGTCGAGTTCAGCGTCACGCAGTTCGTGGCAGGCGTCTGGAAATGGCGTTTCCAGATCGGCGACCGGGTCTTCATGGGCAAGACCGAAGCGAAGCTCGACCTGCTGGCGATCCGCCGTGTCCAGTTGCGGATCGACCGCGAGCTCAACAATCTCGAGCGCACGCGCTCCAGCGGCCGTGGCGATGGGGATTGAGGCACGTCGGTCCGGCACGTTCGGATGCGCCGGCGGGCCGGCCTCATGCGTCAGTCGGCGCTGGCGAGCCGCCGCATCGTGAACTCGATGTCGCCGCCGGGCAGTTCGCGCCAGCTCTCGACGGCGCTCATATAGGCGGCCTTCGGATAGCGCTTGAGGAAATCACGCGCCCGCAGCCGGGCCTGATCGCGCGGCAGGCTGAAGGTCTCGCGCAGATAGCCGTCATCCGGCCTCCGCCGCTCGGCCATCCGGCTTGCGAGATCACGCGGACGAAGCACCATTGCCGCAACTCCGGACCAACTGACGACGCCTCCAATATAGGGGCGACGCCGGGAGAATCCGAGTCTGCGGGAAACCGGCGAACCCGGACGAGCGCTACTGGCTGCGCTGCGCGGAGCCTGCGGACGGCGTGGTGCTTCCGGTCTTGGTCTTCGGCTTGGCGGGATGGGCCGCCGCCTTCGGCGCGTCGCTGCGCACGACCCCCACGGATCGGACGACGTCTTGGCATCGGGAATCTTGCTGAGCGAATCCTTGTAGGCGCGCTGATTGGCTGCGTCCTGATCCTTCTCCTCCTGGGTCTTGGACTTGACCTCAGGCATCAGATTGATGTTCGGCATCTGCGCATAGGCCGGCGCCGACAACAGCACCGCAACCGCGACCGCGCACAAAACTCTCATGAGAACGCTCCTTGCATCTTCGTCCGCGGGTATATCATCGCAGGAAAGTCGTCGCCAAGCACTCTGGCCAAGCACGTCTGGCCAAGCGCGTCTGAGCAAGCGCACCTGCCCTAGAGATGGTCCGATTTGCAGGATTTGGGCGACTGCACCCAGTCGTCCCAGATCGGACCGCAGCGCGTGCAACCACCAAGCGCAAGCCCGATCGCAATCACGCCGCCGAGCACCACCAACCTGCGGAACATGTACGCCCCCACCACGCCGGAACGAGATTGGGCGCCGAAACTGGGGCATTTTCAAGCCGGGCACGGCGCTTGCAGCGCAGCGCGCGCATCGAACGACGACGCAGCGCGGTGGTTTGACCATACGGCGGCTCAAATTACACTGCGCAACAAATCAGAAAAGGAATCGATCAAATGACTTTGGCGATGAGCTGGGACGAATGGACGCGGCATGACGGCACCGCGCTCGCGGCGCGTGTCCGGAGCGGCGAGCTGGCGCCCCGGGAGCTGGCGGCGCAGGCCGCCGCCGCGGTTGCCAAGGTCGATCCCGCGCTCTCCGGCGTCGTCGAGCTGTTCGACGACGTGATCGCCGATCCCGCGCGCGACGGCGCCGATCTCGACGGACCGTTCGCCGGCCTGCCCTTCCTGATGAAGGATCTCGGCCCGACCTTGAAGGGACGGCTACAGGAGATGGGCTCGCTGATGATGCGCGGCAACCGCGCCACGGCGGATACGTTCCTGACGACGAAGCTGCGCAGGGCCGGTCTCAATCTGATCGGGCGCACCACCACGCCGGAGTTCGGGGTTTGCAGCTCGGCCGAGAACCCCGCCGTCTATGTCACGCGCAATCCCTGGAACACCGACTACACCACCTGCGGCTCGTCGGCCGGCAGCGCGGCAATGGTCGCGGCCGGCGCGGTGCCGATCGCGCATGCCACCGACGGTGGCGGCTCGATCCGGATTCCGGCCGGTGTCAACGGCAATATCGGACTGAAAGTGTCGCGCGGCGTGTTCTCGCTCGCGCCGCATCTGTCCGATCTCACTGGTCTCGTCTCGATCCAGGGCTGCCAGTCGCGCTCGGTGCGCGACACCGCGGCGTTCGTCGATGCCTGCCGCGGACCCGCGCCCGGCGAGTTCATGCCGTTCTGGACCTCGCCGGAACCATATGCCGCGATGATCGCGCGCGACCCCGGGCGGCTCAGGATCGCGCTGTCGCACAGCTGGGGCGACTACCGCGCAACGCCGCACATCGCAGCCGAGCTGGAGCGGGTCGGACGCTTCCTCGAAGGCCTCGGCCATCAGGTCGATTACGCCCTGCCGTCGATCGACTATCAGGAGGCCTTCGCCGCGCAGACCACCTGCTACATCAGCAATTTCGCCGTCGTGATCGGCAACATGCTCGCCGCACGTGGGCTGACGCGGCCGCCGGCCGATTTGATCGAGCCGATCAACATCCGGATCTGGGAGCACGGCCGGCACTTCAGCTTCGCCGATCGTGCGCGCATGCAAGCTGTCTTCAATACCACCGCGCGCGGCTTCGGCGCCTTCTTCGAGGATTGGGACATCATCCTGACGCCGGTCACCGCGCTGCCGACGCCCAAGGTCGGCACCACGGAATATCTCACCATCTCGGACAATCCATCGGTGCTGGACTGGTTTGGCAATCTCTGGCGCAATTTCGCCTTCACGCCGCTTGCCAACCTGTGCGGCATCCCCGCGATCTCGCTGCCGCTCGCCACCAATGAGCAGGGCCTGCCGCTCGGCATACAGGCGATCGGCAAGCAGGCCGATGACGGGCTGCTGCTCCAGCTCGCCGCCCAGATCGAGCGGGCGATCGGCGGCAAGTGGAACGACGGCAAGACGCCGGGCGTGCATGTCACGCGCAATTAAAGCATGATCCGGAAAAGCGCGAAGCGGACTTCCGAAAAGATCATTGCGCAAACAAGAGGCTGAAGCGAGATGACGATTCAACCTCATCGCATCTCGCTTTAGAATAGACCACAAGCAACACATCAACGGAGGAAACGGAGCGTCATGCAGCAGGCCGGTGAATTCGGGATCGACGAGGCGAAGCGCGTGCTCGCCGACGTCTTTGCGCCCTGGGTGCAGGACCTCAACCTGTCGATCGAGCAGTTCGACATCGCACCGCCCGCCGGCGGCGATGCCGACTGGCAGCCCGGCGCGATCCTGCGCATGCCGTTCTCCGAGCGGTTGTGCCGGACCGGCGGCATCGTCTGCGGCCAGGCGCTGATGGCGTTCGCCGACACCGCGATGGTGCTCGCCAATCTCGCCGCCAACAAGGGCTATCGCCCGATGACCACGGTCGACCAGACCACGCATTTCATGCGTGCTGTCACCGCCTCCGACGTGCTGGCCGACGCCCGGGTGGTCAGGCTCGGCCGCACCATGAGCTTCGGCCGCGTCTCGCTGCTCTCCGCCACCGACAACAAGCCGGTGGCGATGGTGTCGAGCGCGTTCGCGATGCTGCCTGGATAGCGCGTGATCCGAAGGAAGCGTGAAGCGGTTACTTGCCGAGCACCGCCTCGGCGGCGTTGACGATGCTGATGGTCGGGTTCTTTCCGCAATAGGCCCCGAACTTCCTGGCGTTCTCGGCGAACACGTCGGTGTCGATGATCGCCTCGTCGGAATCGCCCTTGTACCAGCCGTCCATCCAGACCAGCACCATCTTGATGGTGTCGTCGCCGCCTTCGACGAACTGCTTGCAGGTCATGGTCGAGAGATCGAGGACGGTGGCGCTGGCGGGCGCGGACGACAGCGCCAGCGCGGCGGCAAGCATGATCGAGGCAGTGATCTTCATCGCAATCTCCATGGGCAATGACCTGAAATGAAAAGGTCGCCGGACACCCGGCGCGTCCGCTCGCGACCTCGTAGGCGAAGCGTCGCGAGCAACGCAAGCATGGCATCGCGCGGATCGGCCCGCACGTCGTTTCGCTGCACGGATTGAGAACCCGCCGCGCCGATCCGCGATCACACGGATCAACGGGCGTGCGATCGAACTACACGGCGTTTGCGCGACGGCTCCGCCGCCAGCGCCACAGCACCACGATGAACGCAATCAGCACGATCAGCGCGAGCGCAGCCTCGACTACCTTGACCGCGAAGCGTCCGCCGGGACGGTCGACCATGCGCGACCACAACGATGCGGCTTCGCCGGGATGCGGCAGGCGAAACGCCACCACGCTGTCGCCGATCGACGTGCCGGCCTCGGAATGGCCGCCGGCGCCGATCACGACATACTGCTCGCCCTTCCACAGATAGGTCATCGGATTGGCGACGCCCGGCACCGGCAGCCGGCCGAGCCACAATTGCTTTCCTGTCCTGGCATCAAACGCGCGCAGATAGGCATCCATCGCGCCGGTGAACACCAGCCCGCCCGCGGTGATCGCCACGCCATTGACCAGCGGCGTGCCGCTGTTCAGCGCGATGCCGAGCGGCGCCAGATCCTCACTGGTGCCGACCGTCGAATGCCAGAGGATCTTGCCGGCCTTCAGGTCGAGCGCCACCATCTCGCCCCATGGCGGCTTGTTGCAGAGCGATCCGAACGGCGACCGCGCAACCGACCGCGACATCGCGAACGGCGCCCCTTCCTGCTGGCCGAAATCATGGCCCGGCGGCGGGCTGAAGCCTTTGGCTTGGTCGCGCGGGATCAATGTGACGATCTGCACGGCGTGGCTGACATTGGCGTAGACGATCTGGTTGACCGGATCGAACGCCGCGCTGCCCCAGTTCACGCCGCCGCCGGTCATCGGATAAATGATCGTGCCGCGCGTCGACGGCGGCGTGTAGAGGCCCTCATTGCGGGATTGCGTGAACAGCTTCTCGCAAGCGGCGCCATCAATATCGAATGGCATATGGAACGCATCATCGGCGCCGATGCGCTGGGTCAGCAGCGGCGGCACATGGGTCGGGAACGGCTGCGTCGGCGACAGCTTCTCGCCCTCGGCGCCGTTCTGCGGCACCGGGCGCTCCTCGACCGGCCACACCGGCTTGCCGGTGTCGCGATCGAGCACGAACACGAAGCCCTGCTTGGTCGGCTGGATCACGACGTCGCGTTGGCCATCGCCGGTGTCGATCCGCGCCAGCGTCGGCTGCGCCGGCAGGTCATAGTCCCAGACGTCGTGATGCACGGTCTGGTATGCCCAGACCAGTTCGCCGGTCTCGATCCGGAGCGCGACGACGGAATTGGCGTGCTCGTCATTGCCGGGACGCTTGCCGCCCCAAAAATCCGGACTGGGCGATGTCGTCGGCAGGAACACCAGGCCCCGTGCCTCGTCCACCGACATCGTTGCCCAGACATTGCTGTGGCCGGCCTCGACGCCGTCATGGACCAGCGGATCGAAGCTCCAGCGCGGCTGACCGGTCCGTGCATCGTAGGCGCGCACCGCGCCGACCGGCGCGTCGACCCTGCGGTTGTCGCCGATCGCGGAGCCGACCACGACCACGCCGTGGCCCGTCACCGGGGCCGACGTGATCTGGAGCTCGCCCGGCCATTCCAGCTTCATCCCGGCGTCGATCTTGATCTCGCCGCCATTGCCGAAATCGGTGCACGGCTTGCCGGTTCTGGCATCGAGCGCGATCAGGCGCGTGTCATTGGTGCCGGTGAAGATGCGTGACTTGCAGGCCGCGCCTTCGGCCGCGCGATCATCCGTCCAGTACGCGACGCCGCGGCAGACAAAGCGGTTGGCCGGGCGCTGCGCCATATTGATCTTCGGATCGAAACGCCACTTCTGCGCCCCGGTGCCGGGATCGAGCGCGATCACCTCGTTGAACGGCGTGCAGAAGATCAGGCTGTCCTCGACGAACAGCGGTGTCACCTCGAACTTGGTGCGCTTCATCACCTCGGGCGGACGGGCGTCGAGATCGCCGGTGCGGAACTCCCAGCCGCGCACCAGCGTGCCGACATTGTCCGGCGTGATCTGCGTCAACGGCGAGAAGCGTTGTCCTCCACGATCACCGCCCCAATACTCCCAGGCAAGCGCCGGCTGCATACACAGCACCAGCGCGGCGAGCAGGCCAATCAGGGACCGCATTGCGTCCTCCCGCAAGATGCGATCATCAGTCGCCGCACCTCATGCAGGGCAAGCGTTTACGCGATCGGCACGTCAGTATCTACCCCCGCGATAACCGCCGCCATAGCCGCCGCGATAGCCACCACCGCCGATGCCGATGCCGATTCCGACCGGCGGACCGACGGGCTCGTAGACCACGGCCGGAGGCGGACGGCGCACCACCACCACGTCGTCCTCGACCACGACCGGCGGTCGACGCTTGCCGGCGCGCCGCGGCGGATCGGAAACGACGCGCTTCTTCACCGGCGCATCGGCCTTCTGCTGCTGCGTCGGCGTCGCATTGCAGGGACAGGTCGGCGCCGCCAACGCGACGTTGGTTGCGGGCACGCTGAGCGCGGCGGCCGGCGTCGGATCGGGACGGTAGCGCAGCCGTTCGATCAGCTTGTTCGCAGTGGCGGTGAGATCGCTGTCGGGATACAGCGCGAGGAAGCCGCGATAGGCCGCCGCCGTGTTGACCAGAACGGCACTGCTCCACGCCACCATGCGACGATGCCGCTCGAGCCAGTCGCGCGCCTGCAAGCCGCGCGGCGTGCCGGCGAAGATCGCGGCGAAGGCCTCGTAGGACTCGTCGGTGCCGTCGACCACGATCAAATCGTTTGCGGCCTCGATCGGCTTGCCCTGCAATTCGCGCTTCCATTCATCGACGGTGCGCCTGGTCTCGGCCGGCTTCGGCGTGGCCGCGGGCGCCGCCGCTGGACCCGCCATGAAGCGGAAATCGTCGGTGAGCGACGAGGAGTCCCAGGGTGTCTGGCGGCCATCGGTCGCCTTGTTCACCGCGAGACGAACCCGCTTGAAGGTGTCCTCGATCGGAATTCCCGGCTGCTTCGCCGCTGCCAGTAACGCAGTCGTGTACGGGCTGTTGGCGCCGCTGCCGTCCTCGGCTTCCGCGCCGGGCGACGTCGAGAACGAGACGAAGGTGCCGGGAGCGCCGACCTTGGCATCGACGATGGCAAGCCCATGCCCCGCGGTCTTGCTGAGGTCCGGGAACGGATTGTTGCGGCAGGCATCGAGCAGCACGATGCGCATCCGGCTCGGCACCGAGGTCAGCGTGTTCAGAATGTCGTTGAGGCGAACCGCCTGGATCGGGATATCGGCCTCGCGCTTCGGGTCGACATCGACCGGCACCAGGTAATTCTCGCCGTCGATCTGCAAGCCGTGCCCGGCATAGAACACCAGCGCCACGCTGTCGGCGCCCTTCGCCGCCACCTGGCCGGCGAAGTCGCTGATCCGGGCCCGCATCTCGTCCTGCGACAGATCCGATGCCGTCGTCACCGCAAATCCGGCATCGGTCAGCATCTGTGACATCGCCCTGGCGTCGTTGGCCGGATTGGGCAGCGCGGGCACCGACTTATAGGCGGACTGCCCGATCACCAGCGCGAGGCGGCTTTCCGCCGATGCCGGCACGGCGCCGAACAGGATCGCCACCGGAACAATCAGGCTGAGGAGCGAACGGCTTAGCATGGCGGCCCTCCGTCGAGGATGTCGGAGATGGGTCGGAGGCCGTCAGAGGAAGGTTCATGGCATGCGGCAATCTGCTGCCGGCATCACCGGCTCTGATGTCGAACCGCCGCAGGGACCGTGGGCTGGATCGTTCGGCCGGCTATTTCGGCTTCTTGGCAGGATCAGGGGCCGGCTTGGTGACGCCCCAGGGATCGTATTTCTCCTTGGGCTCGGGGATACGATCGAGCGCAGCCTTGTAGGCCTTCTCGTCGATCTGGGGCTTCTTCTCCGTCTTCTTGTCATCGCCGCCGCCACCCCCGCGCCGGCCTTGA
Coding sequences within:
- a CDS encoding PaaI family thioesterase encodes the protein MQQAGEFGIDEAKRVLADVFAPWVQDLNLSIEQFDIAPPAGGDADWQPGAILRMPFSERLCRTGGIVCGQALMAFADTAMVLANLAANKGYRPMTTVDQTTHFMRAVTASDVLADARVVRLGRTMSFGRVSLLSATDNKPVAMVSSAFAMLPG
- a CDS encoding thioesterase family protein; this translates as MREEFWFHFPFRVRYSEVDAQAVVFNAHYLTYFDTAITEYFRALGYDYLGEVKRTGIDFHTVKSVVEYKAPIRFDEDIEVCVRVARIGRSSINLALAIFAKGSNDLRATGEIIWVATDQTTHQSVAVTDDLRALIASREKALPAG
- a CDS encoding HdeA/HdeB family chaperone, whose amino-acid sequence is MKITASIMLAAALALSSAPASATVLDLSTMTCKQFVEGGDDTIKMVLVWMDGWYKGDSDEAIIDTDVFAENARKFGAYCGKNPTISIVNAAEAVLGK
- a CDS encoding pyrroloquinoline quinone-dependent dehydrogenase — protein: MRSLIGLLAALVLCMQPALAWEYWGGDRGGQRFSPLTQITPDNVGTLVRGWEFRTGDLDARPPEVMKRTKFEVTPLFVEDSLIFCTPFNEVIALDPGTGAQKWRFDPKINMAQRPANRFVCRGVAYWTDDRAAEGAACKSRIFTGTNDTRLIALDARTGKPCTDFGNGGEIKIDAGMKLEWPGELQITSAPVTGHGVVVVGSAIGDNRRVDAPVGAVRAYDARTGQPRWSFDPLVHDGVEAGHSNVWATMSVDEARGLVFLPTTSPSPDFWGGKRPGNDEHANSVVALRIETGELVWAYQTVHHDVWDYDLPAQPTLARIDTGDGQRDVVIQPTKQGFVFVLDRDTGKPVWPVEERPVPQNGAEGEKLSPTQPFPTHVPPLLTQRIGADDAFHMPFDIDGAACEKLFTQSRNEGLYTPPSTRGTIIYPMTGGGVNWGSAAFDPVNQIVYANVSHAVQIVTLIPRDQAKGFSPPPGHDFGQQEGAPFAMSRSVARSPFGSLCNKPPWGEMVALDLKAGKILWHSTVGTSEDLAPLGIALNSGTPLVNGVAITAGGLVFTGAMDAYLRAFDARTGKQLWLGRLPVPGVANPMTYLWKGEQYVVIGAGGHSEAGTSIGDSVVAFRLPHPGEAASLWSRMVDRPGGRFAVKVVEAALALIVLIAFIVVLWRWRRSRRANAV
- a CDS encoding amidase; this encodes MTLAMSWDEWTRHDGTALAARVRSGELAPRELAAQAAAAVAKVDPALSGVVELFDDVIADPARDGADLDGPFAGLPFLMKDLGPTLKGRLQEMGSLMMRGNRATADTFLTTKLRRAGLNLIGRTTTPEFGVCSSAENPAVYVTRNPWNTDYTTCGSSAGSAAMVAAGAVPIAHATDGGGSIRIPAGVNGNIGLKVSRGVFSLAPHLSDLTGLVSIQGCQSRSVRDTAAFVDACRGPAPGEFMPFWTSPEPYAAMIARDPGRLRIALSHSWGDYRATPHIAAELERVGRFLEGLGHQVDYALPSIDYQEAFAAQTTCYISNFAVVIGNMLAARGLTRPPADLIEPINIRIWEHGRHFSFADRARMQAVFNTTARGFGAFFEDWDIILTPVTALPTPKVGTTEYLTISDNPSVLDWFGNLWRNFAFTPLANLCGIPAISLPLATNEQGLPLGIQAIGKQADDGLLLQLAAQIERAIGGKWNDGKTPGVHVTRN
- the gcvP gene encoding aminomethyl-transferring glycine dehydrogenase, whose product is MNAPFEPINEAATDFVRRHIGPSPRDINAMLETVGAASLQALMNETLPASIRQKAPLDLGRALSETEALAHMSELAAQNQTFTSLIGQGYSGTILPPVIQRNILENPAWYTAYTPYQPEISQGRLEALFNFQTMICDLTGLDVANASLLDEATAAAEAMALAERHSQVKAKVFFVDKEVHPQTLAVMRTRAAPLGWALVVGDPLTELDKADVLGALLQYPGTSGAVRDLRPAIASLRAKGALAIVAADLLSLTLLASPGELGADIAIGSAQRFGVPMGYGGPHAAYMAVRDALKRSLPGRIVGLSVDSRGAPAYRLALQTREQHIRREKATSNICTAQVLLAVIASMYAVYHGPEGLTHIARSVHRRATVLAAGLRKLGFAPTSEAFFDTVTVEAGAKQIEIVTRAQAERINLRIGATTLGIALDETTTAETVEAVWRAFGGKLSFAEIEAAAREALPKELRRSSAFLTHPVFNSHRSETELLRYMRKLSDRDLALDRAMIPLGSCTMKLNATTEMIPLTWPAFGNLHPFAPTDQAKGYHSLFKRLEQWLCDVTGYDAVSLQPNSGAQGEYAGLLAIRGYHLARGEPHRKVCLIPSSAHGTNPASAAMVGMDVVVVACDARGDVDVGDLRAKAEKHSAKLAAVMITYPSTHGVFEEHIREICDIVHAHGGQVYLDGANMNAQVGLSRPGDYGADVSHLNLHKTFCIPHGGGGPGMGPIGVKAHLAPYLPGHPATDGATAHAVGPVSAAPFGSASILTISYIYILMMGGEGLTRATEVAILNANYIAARLQPHFPVLYRNERGRVAHECIVDPRPLKTTSGVTVDDIAKRLIDYGFHAPTMSFPVAGTLMIEPTESESKFEIDRFCDAMIAIRKEIAEIESGRWKVEASPLRHAPHTVHDIADDVWDRAYTRTEGCFPAGVSRSDKYWSPVGRVDNVYGDRNLVCSCPPIEDYAEAAE
- the recA gene encoding recombinase RecA, coding for MSATALRIVEGSSMDKSKALSAALSQIERQFGKGSVMKLGKNDRSMDVETVSSGSLGLDIALGVGGLPKGRIVEIYGPESSGKTTLALHTVAEGQKKGGICAFIDAEHALDPVYARKLGVNIDELLISQPDTGEQALEICDTLVRSGAVDVLVVDSVAALVPKAELEGEMGDALPGLQARLMSQALRKLTASINKSNTMVIFINQIRMKIGVMYGSPETTTGGNALKFYASVRLDIRRIGAIKERDEVVGNTTRVKVVKNKLAPPFKQVEFDIMYGEGVSKMGEILDLGVKAGLVEKSGAWFSYDSQRLGQGRENSKAFLRANPDITSKIEAAIRQNSGLISEQILAGTPERDADGEEPTEE